CCGGAGAAAGAGGTCAGGCATCTGCCCAAGGTGGTGTGGGTCATCATCGTGCTCCTCTTCGGAGAGGTGCTGCTCGGCCCCATCGCCTGGTTCGTCACCGGCAAGAAGCGGCACGCGCCCGGCGCCGGTGCCGGGGGCGGCAGGACCCGCTGGGTCGCGCCCGACGACAACCCGGAGTTCCTGAAGTCCCTGCGGGACGAGGCCCCGGACGAGAACGAGCGTGACGAGTACAAGCGCGACAAGGGCAACGAGGGCTGAGGGACCGTGGAACTGCGGCTGCTCGTGACCTTCGAGAAGGTCGCCACCGTCCTCAGCTTCACCCGGGCCGCCACCGAGCTGAAGTACGCGCAGTCCAGCGTCACCAGCCAGGTCCGCGCCCTGGAGACCTCCCTCGGCACGGAGCTCTTCGACCGGCTCGGCAGCCGCATCCGGCTCACGGAGGCGGGCGAGCGGCTGCTGCCCTACGCCCGGCAGATCATCGAGCTCTCCGACGAGGCGCGGGCCGCCGTCGTCGGCGCCGAGGAACCCTCCGGCACGATCGCGGTCGGCACGATGGAGTCGCTGACGTCCTACCGGCTGCCGCCGCTCCTCGAACTCTTCCACCACCGCTACCCGAAGGTGCGGCTCTCGCTGCGCCCCACGCTGGGCGACGAGACCCGGCAGGCGCTGCGGCAGGGGACGTACGACGTGGGTTTCCTGATGGAGCCGGAGACCGAGCACCAGGGCCTGGAGACCGAGGTCCTCGCGCGGGAGCCGCTGGTCCTGGTCTGCGCGCCCACCCATCCGCTCGCGGCGCGCGGCGCGGACGCCCTGGCCACCGGCGACCTGACGTCGGCGCAGCTCGTCGGCACCGAGCCGGGCTGCCCGTACCGCGACCTCTTCGAGGACGAGCTGCGCGAACGCACCGGCACGCCACCCCCCTTCATGGAGTTCGGCA
The window above is part of the Streptomyces venezuelae genome. Proteins encoded here:
- a CDS encoding PLD nuclease N-terminal domain-containing protein, with amino-acid sequence MLRYLPFLLVLAVWIYAFIDVLNTPEKEVRHLPKVVWVIIVLLFGEVLLGPIAWFVTGKKRHAPGAGAGGGRTRWVAPDDNPEFLKSLRDEAPDENERDEYKRDKGNEG